One window of the Candidatus Chryseobacterium colombiense genome contains the following:
- a CDS encoding gliding motility lipoprotein GldH encodes MRKILGLLAFIFLLSCNSSGEDVIMNSVNNKWGKKQEQKFNLEISDPQNPKNIIFVVRNNNEYPYSNIRFIVNFTNLQNKKKDVDTLNYVLAKPNGEWLGTGFGDTKETFFQYKLNYKFPEKGKYEIGVIQAMRNDNLPGIEDLGVKIETAKP; translated from the coding sequence ATGCGTAAAATTTTAGGATTATTAGCTTTTATTTTTCTGTTGAGTTGTAATTCTTCGGGAGAAGATGTTATCATGAATTCCGTCAATAATAAATGGGGTAAGAAGCAGGAGCAGAAATTTAATCTGGAAATTTCAGATCCGCAAAATCCTAAAAATATTATTTTTGTGGTAAGGAATAATAATGAATATCCTTACAGCAATATTAGATTTATTGTGAATTTCACCAATCTTCAAAACAAGAAAAAAGACGTGGATACGTTAAATTATGTACTGGCAAAACCCAATGGAGAATGGCTTGGTACAGGTTTTGGTGATACGAAGGAAACTTTTTTCCAATATAAACTCAACTATAAGTTTCCGGAAAAAGGTAAATATGAAATAGGAGTAATTCAGGCTATGAGAAATGATAACCTCCCTGGAATAGAAGATCTTGGAGTGAAAATAGAAACGGCTAAACCGTAA
- a CDS encoding transglycosylase domain-containing protein — protein sequence MEENKQNNGSKGKTFPLPPKKKKDTAWKKWVKVIWIGFIVVVLGISGLFFAVSQGFLGEMPDVKELENPNIYVASEIISSDGVVLGKFEKEKTQPVIYKDLPLYLVYALQAKEDERFKEHSGIDLQSIARAIVYGGSRGGGSTITQQLAKLLFTGNASQNKFERAFQKLKEWVVAVSLEKRYTKEEIITQYFNKFDFLFNANGIEMASKVYFNKKTSELTLPEAATFVAMLENPRKNNPYRNPEQAKERRNVVLEQMQKTGYIDMATYEKAKETPITVDFHPIKDITEGYSAYYKHYLRKEINQYLDDYEKETGKKLNLFRDGLKIYVTLDSKMQKYAEESIREHLTDLQKRFDAEQRGRKDRPFYYLNSTQINDLMVQAMKRTGRYKLLKEDGLSDEAIIAEFKKPVKTSRFTWAGEEEVEMSPWDSIKWHKQIAQAGLMSVVPGTGEIKAWVGGIDWQHFQYDHIKQGKRQVGSTFKPFVYATAIMKLGLTPCSTISNASFDKGSYHVPGRGGMLTLKDALAFSQNPVALRLAEMTGTQSVIQTARDLGVTEEISTSLPMALGASDITIYEMVGAYSTFANYGNYNKPEMIWRIEDANGRVIKEVNVEPKEVMNPLYAYTMIELMKGVAQYGTASGELGRKGISKDVEIAGKTGTTQNNSDGWFMGITPKLATGAWVGWEDRATHFLGTGEGQGAKMALPIWAIYMKKVWADKSLGISTQDKFVKPSEWKDGCSNLKGLGSGYGDDGGLQTLDEIKNPKPAEPSPKKNSDKKDENVNDNLNKGDEIDFNNK from the coding sequence ATGGAAGAAAATAAACAAAATAATGGAAGTAAAGGAAAAACATTTCCTCTTCCACCTAAAAAAAAGAAAGACACCGCTTGGAAAAAGTGGGTGAAAGTAATCTGGATAGGATTTATTGTCGTTGTTTTAGGAATATCAGGACTTTTCTTTGCTGTATCTCAAGGCTTTTTGGGAGAAATGCCGGATGTAAAAGAGCTTGAAAATCCTAACATCTATGTAGCATCTGAAATTATTTCTTCAGACGGAGTTGTTTTAGGTAAATTTGAAAAAGAAAAAACACAGCCGGTTATTTATAAAGATCTTCCTCTGTATCTTGTTTATGCATTACAGGCAAAAGAAGATGAGCGTTTTAAAGAACATTCCGGAATTGATTTACAATCTATTGCAAGAGCAATAGTATATGGTGGTTCAAGAGGAGGGGGTTCTACGATTACTCAACAGCTTGCAAAGCTTCTTTTCACAGGAAATGCTTCTCAAAATAAATTTGAAAGAGCTTTTCAGAAGCTAAAAGAATGGGTAGTTGCAGTAAGTCTGGAGAAAAGATATACTAAAGAAGAAATTATTACTCAGTATTTTAATAAGTTTGATTTCTTATTTAATGCCAATGGAATTGAAATGGCTTCAAAAGTTTATTTCAATAAAAAGACTTCTGAACTTACACTTCCGGAAGCGGCAACTTTCGTAGCGATGCTTGAAAATCCGAGGAAAAATAATCCTTATAGAAATCCTGAGCAAGCAAAAGAAAGAAGAAATGTGGTTTTGGAGCAAATGCAAAAAACAGGTTACATTGATATGGCAACCTATGAAAAAGCAAAAGAAACTCCAATTACAGTTGATTTCCATCCTATCAAAGATATTACGGAAGGATACTCTGCTTACTACAAGCATTATCTTAGAAAAGAGATCAATCAATATCTTGACGATTACGAAAAAGAGACAGGCAAAAAACTTAATCTTTTCAGAGATGGTCTAAAAATATATGTTACTCTTGATTCTAAAATGCAGAAATATGCTGAGGAATCAATTAGAGAACATTTAACGGATCTTCAGAAAAGATTTGATGCCGAACAAAGAGGAAGAAAAGACAGACCTTTCTACTATCTTAACAGTACACAAATTAATGATCTGATGGTTCAGGCGATGAAGAGAACCGGAAGGTATAAACTGTTGAAAGAAGATGGTCTTTCTGATGAAGCCATCATTGCAGAATTTAAAAAGCCGGTTAAAACATCCCGTTTTACCTGGGCCGGAGAAGAAGAGGTGGAAATGTCTCCTTGGGATTCTATCAAATGGCATAAACAGATTGCGCAGGCAGGTTTAATGTCTGTAGTTCCGGGAACCGGAGAAATTAAAGCTTGGGTAGGAGGTATTGACTGGCAGCATTTCCAGTATGACCATATTAAACAAGGTAAAAGACAGGTAGGATCTACATTTAAGCCTTTCGTATACGCGACTGCAATTATGAAATTAGGTTTAACGCCATGTTCTACGATTTCTAATGCAAGCTTCGACAAAGGAAGTTATCACGTTCCTGGAAGAGGGGGAATGCTTACCTTAAAAGATGCTTTGGCATTTTCTCAAAACCCGGTTGCACTACGTTTGGCAGAAATGACAGGAACACAAAGTGTGATACAAACAGCGAGGGACTTAGGAGTTACTGAAGAAATATCAACCAGTTTGCCAATGGCATTAGGAGCTTCAGATATTACTATTTATGAAATGGTAGGAGCATACAGTACTTTTGCCAATTACGGAAATTACAATAAGCCGGAAATGATCTGGAGAATAGAAGATGCAAATGGTAGAGTAATCAAAGAAGTAAATGTGGAGCCAAAAGAAGTAATGAATCCTTTGTATGCTTATACAATGATTGAATTGATGAAAGGGGTTGCACAGTATGGTACTGCTTCTGGGGAATTAGGTAGAAAAGGTATTTCGAAGGATGTTGAAATTGCCGGAAAAACAGGAACAACGCAAAATAACTCCGATGGTTGGTTTATGGGGATTACTCCAAAATTAGCGACAGGAGCTTGGGTAGGCTGGGAAGACAGAGCGACGCACTTCTTAGGAACGGGTGAAGGACAGGGAGCAAAAATGGCTTTGCCTATTTGGGCGATCTATATGAAGAAAGTATGGGCAGATAAAAGTTTAGGGATTTCTACTCAGGATAAATTTGTAAAACCTTCAGAATGGAAAGATGGATGTTCCAACCTTAAAGGATTAGGAAGTGGATATGGAGATGATGGAGGATTGCAAACTTTAGATGAAATTAAAAATCCGAAGCCTGCAGAACCTTCTCCTAAAAAGAATTCCGATAAGAAGGATGAGAATGTAAATGACAATCTCAATAAAGGAGACGAAATTGATTTCAATAATAAATAA
- a CDS encoding YdiU family protein: MNLTNIKQPFKEVFPGDFSGNPMQRMTPKVLFSTVVPVEFKNPELIVFNEKLSEKIGLGSYEEKDLGFLVGNHLPENIKPYSTAYAGHQFGNWAGQLGDGRAIYAGEIENQLGEKNEIQWKGAGATPYSRHADGRAVLRSSVREYLMSEAMCHLGIPTTRALSLSFTGEKVVRDILYSGNPQEEKGAVVIRTAESFLRFGHFELLSAQQEYKTLQDLLDFTIKNYFPEIQSEGNQKYKDFFENVAKRTADLMVEWFRVGFVHGVMNTDNMSILGLTIDYGPFSMMDEYDLNFTSNTTDLPGKRYAFGKQGQIAQWNLWQMANALHPVIKDEKFLEDTLNKFGDYFWKGHDNMLCNKFGFDQLLESDEEFFINWQGLMQEFQLDYTLFFNVLERIGENPDLKVEFENISYVPLEDEAFSKIRNFINQYELRLEKNEISREESLQLMQKTNPKFTLRNYLLYECIEEIENGKTILLEKLIGALENPYEEKFPEFSVKRPSKYDDVSGCSMLSCSS, translated from the coding sequence ATGAATCTTACTAATATAAAGCAGCCATTTAAAGAGGTTTTTCCAGGAGATTTTTCTGGAAATCCAATGCAGAGAATGACCCCTAAAGTGTTGTTCTCGACAGTTGTTCCAGTCGAATTTAAAAATCCTGAACTTATTGTTTTTAATGAAAAGCTATCCGAAAAAATTGGATTAGGCAGTTATGAAGAAAAAGATCTCGGTTTTTTGGTAGGAAATCATTTACCTGAAAATATTAAACCCTATTCAACTGCTTATGCAGGACATCAGTTTGGGAACTGGGCAGGACAATTAGGAGATGGTAGAGCAATTTATGCAGGAGAAATTGAAAACCAGTTAGGAGAGAAAAACGAGATACAATGGAAAGGAGCCGGAGCAACGCCTTATTCAAGGCATGCGGACGGAAGAGCGGTACTCAGATCTTCTGTTAGAGAATATCTCATGAGTGAGGCAATGTGTCATTTGGGCATTCCTACAACAAGAGCATTAAGTTTAAGCTTTACAGGAGAAAAGGTAGTAAGAGATATTTTATATAGTGGAAATCCTCAGGAAGAAAAAGGAGCGGTGGTTATCAGAACGGCAGAAAGCTTTTTAAGGTTTGGGCACTTCGAATTATTGTCTGCTCAACAGGAATATAAAACATTGCAGGATCTTCTGGATTTTACCATAAAGAATTATTTTCCTGAAATCCAATCTGAAGGAAATCAAAAGTATAAAGACTTTTTTGAAAATGTAGCGAAAAGAACAGCCGATCTTATGGTGGAGTGGTTTAGGGTCGGTTTCGTACATGGGGTAATGAATACCGACAATATGTCAATTCTCGGCCTTACGATAGATTACGGACCATTTTCAATGATGGATGAATATGATCTGAATTTTACATCCAATACGACAGACCTTCCGGGAAAAAGATATGCTTTTGGAAAACAGGGGCAGATTGCTCAATGGAATCTTTGGCAGATGGCCAATGCACTTCATCCAGTTATAAAAGACGAGAAGTTTTTAGAAGATACCCTAAATAAATTCGGAGATTACTTTTGGAAAGGACACGACAATATGTTGTGCAATAAATTTGGATTTGATCAATTATTAGAAAGTGATGAAGAGTTTTTTATCAATTGGCAGGGTTTGATGCAGGAATTTCAACTTGATTATACACTCTTTTTTAATGTGTTGGAAAGAATTGGTGAGAATCCTGATTTGAAAGTTGAATTTGAAAATATCTCATATGTTCCATTAGAAGATGAAGCTTTTTCAAAAATCAGAAATTTTATCAATCAATATGAATTAAGGCTTGAGAAAAATGAAATTTCAAGAGAAGAATCTTTACAATTAATGCAGAAAACCAATCCTAAATTCACCTTGAGAAATTATCTTCTTTATGAATGCATTGAAGAAATTGAAAATGGAAAGACTATTTTGCTTGAAAAATTAATCGGAGCATTAGAAAATCCTTATGAAGAAAAATTTCCTGAATTTTCTGTAAAAAGACCATCGAAATATGATGATGTTTCGGGTTGTTCTATGTTGTCTTGTAGCTCTTAA
- a CDS encoding DUF6080 domain-containing protein → MSIQSKLYSFFKIVFPSTFIELGIFLFFLCVYGILGSYIAVNYTVIFDDRIPWDAYFSFDNRSIVMTGGSFERHPLSYYFFNWLREFAFLFSGGKKDDTFRLVLAWMSNLMVSLSIVQIFKYLKNIIELPLIINFLLIAFFSVFSTAILLSFTPENFTYTLFLLMLFNYYAATTLKNDKKISPLALVTAGVTIGGLTITNLVKVFIPVFFEKDLFKSWKKLLNAFIRGLVTVICFVLLYLNRIEFKYENIFSKTSSQYEKFSNAEPASVWDMIVSFFFGGNMLFPGFFIRDKHNMKGFHYKGLFMDVYSSPVSYLFVFSIIGLLLWSYCKNFKNKFVQIIVISFAIDIIIHCFMRFGLHTSYIYGGHFVFVYVLLLGWLFYAYKSSPKMLSLLTAVVSVLLVYLGYNNYLRMEEFFDFLNKFYQ, encoded by the coding sequence GTGTCCATACAATCAAAACTTTACAGTTTTTTTAAAATAGTATTTCCTTCCACTTTTATAGAACTTGGTATTTTCCTTTTCTTTCTGTGTGTCTATGGGATTTTAGGGTCTTATATAGCGGTGAATTATACCGTAATTTTCGATGATAGAATTCCCTGGGATGCTTATTTTAGTTTTGACAACCGCTCTATTGTGATGACGGGAGGGAGCTTTGAGCGTCACCCATTGTCTTACTATTTTTTCAATTGGTTGCGTGAATTCGCTTTTCTTTTTTCTGGTGGAAAGAAAGATGATACTTTTAGATTGGTTTTAGCTTGGATGAGTAATCTGATGGTAAGTTTAAGTATTGTGCAAATCTTTAAATATTTGAAAAATATTATTGAGCTGCCATTAATAATCAATTTTTTACTGATTGCTTTCTTTTCTGTTTTTTCTACAGCGATTCTGCTTTCCTTTACTCCGGAAAACTTTACCTACACGCTGTTTTTATTAATGCTTTTCAATTATTATGCTGCAACAACGCTTAAAAATGACAAAAAGATCTCTCCATTAGCATTGGTTACTGCGGGGGTTACTATCGGAGGACTTACCATTACCAATTTGGTAAAGGTTTTTATTCCTGTGTTTTTTGAAAAAGATTTATTTAAAAGCTGGAAAAAACTTCTGAACGCGTTTATAAGAGGTTTGGTAACGGTAATCTGCTTTGTGTTGCTTTATCTGAACAGAATTGAGTTCAAGTATGAGAATATCTTCTCCAAAACCAGCAGTCAGTATGAAAAATTTTCGAATGCTGAGCCGGCCTCAGTTTGGGATATGATTGTTTCTTTCTTTTTTGGAGGAAATATGCTCTTCCCGGGATTTTTCATCAGAGATAAACATAATATGAAAGGCTTTCATTACAAAGGGTTGTTTATGGACGTGTATTCGTCACCGGTTTCCTATCTGTTTGTCTTTTCAATAATTGGACTTCTTTTGTGGAGTTATTGTAAAAATTTTAAAAATAAATTTGTTCAGATTATTGTCATTTCTTTCGCTATAGATATTATTATCCACTGCTTTATGAGATTTGGGTTACATACGTCCTATATCTACGGAGGCCATTTTGTTTTTGTGTATGTTTTGTTGTTAGGATGGCTTTTTTATGCATATAAATCCTCACCGAAAATGCTATCATTGCTTACTGCAGTTGTGAGTGTATTGTTGGTTTACTTAGGATATAATAACTATTTAAGAATGGAAGAGTTTTTTGACTTTCTGAATAAATTTTATCAATAA